One window from the genome of Paracoccus marcusii encodes:
- a CDS encoding FadR/GntR family transcriptional regulator, translating into MSDADSPFQPIDAARLSDAVVAQIEALILQGVLRPGERLPGERELAERMGVSRPSLREALAAMQADGLLVTRPGAGVFVADVLGSAFSPALVRLIARHPQAADDYLTFRKDLEGLAAERAAMAAGETDLAVLDRIVQAMRHAHASPDPQIEAALDADFHMAIVESSHNLIALHLMRAMQDLLRQGMLFNRPRIFASPELRDRLLDQHIAINDALQARDGPRARAVLEDHLDLVARTLTAQRRADDHAAVARLRLQNRRTP; encoded by the coding sequence ATGTCCGACGCCGACAGCCCCTTCCAGCCCATCGACGCCGCCCGCCTGTCCGACGCCGTCGTGGCCCAGATCGAGGCCCTGATCCTGCAGGGCGTGCTGCGCCCCGGGGAACGCCTGCCGGGCGAACGCGAACTGGCCGAACGCATGGGCGTCAGCCGCCCTTCCCTGCGCGAGGCGCTGGCCGCAATGCAGGCCGACGGGCTGCTGGTCACCCGACCGGGCGCGGGCGTCTTCGTGGCCGACGTGCTGGGCAGCGCGTTCTCTCCTGCCCTGGTCCGCCTGATCGCGCGCCATCCGCAGGCGGCCGACGACTATCTGACTTTCCGCAAGGATCTGGAGGGTCTGGCCGCCGAACGCGCCGCCATGGCCGCCGGAGAGACCGACCTGGCCGTGCTGGACCGCATCGTCCAGGCCATGCGCCATGCCCATGCCAGCCCCGATCCGCAGATCGAGGCCGCGCTGGATGCCGATTTCCACATGGCCATCGTAGAATCCAGCCATAACCTGATCGCGCTGCACCTGATGCGCGCGATGCAGGATCTGCTGCGCCAGGGCATGCTGTTCAACCGCCCGCGCATCTTTGCCAGCCCGGAACTGCGCGACCGCCTGCTGGACCAGCATATCGCGATCAACGATGCGCTGCAGGCCCGCGACGGCCCCCGCGCCCGTGCCGTGCTGGAGGATCATCTGGACCTGGTCGCCCGCACCCTGACCGCGCAGCGGCGCGCCGACGATCACGCGGCCGTCGCACGGCTGCGCCTGCAGAACCGCCGCACGCCATAG
- a CDS encoding OmpA family protein, whose amino-acid sequence MNLRKTSILAVCGLTLLGACAPAMTDTGTGATGLSRTQQGALAGAAVGALYGGTRDSDSNNQGRDAARAAIIGAAAGAVAGNILDRQAAALEQSISNPNVQIINRGSYLQVILPEGILFATGSAAVSGPAQTDLYAVARNLNQYPNSRVEVVGHTDNTGSAALNQDLSQRRAQSVAGILAAAGVASGRLSALGASYNQPIASNDTAAGRAQNRRVEILIRPTQ is encoded by the coding sequence ATGAACCTCCGCAAGACTTCGATCCTGGCCGTTTGTGGCCTGACCCTGCTGGGCGCCTGCGCGCCCGCGATGACCGATACCGGCACCGGCGCCACCGGCCTCAGCCGCACCCAGCAGGGCGCGCTGGCCGGCGCCGCCGTGGGCGCGCTCTATGGCGGCACGCGTGACAGCGACAGCAACAACCAGGGCCGCGACGCCGCACGCGCCGCAATCATCGGTGCCGCCGCAGGTGCTGTGGCCGGCAACATCCTGGACCGCCAGGCGGCGGCGCTGGAACAGTCGATCAGCAACCCCAACGTGCAGATCATCAATCGCGGCAGCTACCTGCAGGTCATCCTGCCGGAAGGCATCCTGTTCGCCACCGGATCGGCCGCCGTCTCCGGCCCGGCGCAGACCGACCTCTATGCCGTCGCGCGCAACCTGAACCAGTACCCGAACAGCCGGGTCGAGGTCGTGGGCCACACCGACAACACCGGCAGCGCCGCCCTGAACCAGGACCTGTCGCAGCGCCGCGCGCAATCGGTCGCGGGCATCTTGGCCGCCGCCGGCGTGGCATCGGGTCGCCTGTCGGCGCTTGGCGCCAGCTACAACCAGCCGATCGCATCGAACGACACCGCCGCGGGCCGCGCGCAGAACCGTCGCGTCGAGATCCTGATCCGCCCGACGCAGTAA
- the nth gene encoding endonuclease III translates to MAIQRRIPPPLPFADQVAIFSRLAEANPAPETELLFVNPFTLVVAVALSAQATDVGVNRATRGLFAVADTPEKMLELGIEGVTEHIRTIGLYRQKAKNVIALSRILVDDYAGQVPDSRAALTSLPGVGRKTANVVLSCAFGHPAQAVDTHIFRVGNRTRIAPGRDVDEVERAIEDNVPARFQTHAHHWLILHGRYVCQARKPRCGICPIRDLCPYEEKTA, encoded by the coding sequence ATGGCCATCCAGCGTCGCATTCCGCCCCCGTTGCCCTTTGCCGATCAGGTCGCGATCTTTTCGCGCCTGGCCGAGGCGAACCCGGCGCCCGAGACCGAACTGCTGTTCGTGAACCCCTTCACCCTGGTCGTGGCGGTCGCGCTGTCGGCGCAGGCGACGGATGTGGGCGTGAACCGCGCGACGCGCGGCCTGTTCGCGGTGGCCGACACGCCCGAGAAGATGCTGGAACTGGGCATCGAGGGCGTGACCGAGCATATCAGGACCATCGGGCTTTATCGTCAGAAGGCCAAGAACGTCATCGCCCTGTCGCGCATCCTGGTCGACGATTACGCCGGGCAGGTGCCCGACAGCCGCGCCGCCCTGACCAGCCTGCCGGGTGTCGGGCGCAAGACGGCCAATGTCGTGCTGTCCTGTGCCTTCGGCCATCCGGCGCAGGCGGTCGACACGCATATCTTTCGGGTGGGCAACCGCACCCGCATCGCCCCGGGTCGCGACGTCGACGAGGTCGAGCGCGCGATCGAGGACAACGTCCCCGCCCGGTTCCAGACGCACGCACATCACTGGCTGATCCTGCACGGGCGCTATGTCTGCCAGGCGCGCAAACCCCGCTGCGGCATCTGCCCGATCCGCGACCTGTGCCCTTATGAGGAGAAGACCGCATGA
- a CDS encoding adenosine kinase: MTTPDRTGPYIIGIGNAVMDIIAPTEEARLEALGITKGIMQLVDRERSEYLMAAQADDHSARRDQARMVAGGSVANTLAGIGGLGLRTAFIGSVADDEIGRLYARQTEAAGTRFVNAPVAGAGLPSSRTIIFVTPDGERSMNTYLGISAELGPEDVAPEVFDGAGWLFLEGYLFDKDKGKAAFLKAAECCHAAGGQAGIALSDPFCVDRHRDDFRRLVAGPMDYVIGNVHEWQSLYQVEDLEEALRLAQADCGTVICTRSGDDAILIRGGERVTVPVRRVVPVDATGAGDQFAAGLIYGLASGHPLEVAGRMGIIAASEVIGHVGARPQSDIRARFRAEGLG, encoded by the coding sequence ATGACCACCCCGGACCGGACTGGGCCCTATATCATCGGCATCGGCAATGCCGTGATGGACATCATCGCGCCGACCGAGGAAGCGCGGCTGGAGGCCCTGGGCATCACCAAGGGCATCATGCAGCTGGTCGACCGGGAGCGGTCGGAATACCTGATGGCCGCCCAGGCCGACGACCATTCGGCGCGCCGCGACCAGGCGCGCATGGTCGCGGGCGGCAGCGTGGCGAACACGCTGGCGGGCATCGGCGGGCTGGGCCTGCGCACGGCCTTCATCGGCAGTGTCGCCGATGACGAGATCGGGCGGCTCTATGCACGCCAGACCGAGGCCGCGGGCACGCGCTTTGTGAACGCGCCGGTGGCGGGGGCGGGGCTTCCCAGTTCGCGCACGATCATCTTCGTCACGCCCGACGGAGAGCGGTCGATGAACACCTATCTGGGCATCTCGGCCGAGCTGGGGCCGGAGGATGTCGCGCCCGAGGTGTTCGACGGCGCGGGCTGGCTGTTCCTGGAGGGCTATCTGTTCGACAAGGACAAGGGGAAGGCCGCGTTCCTGAAGGCCGCGGAATGCTGTCACGCGGCGGGCGGGCAGGCGGGGATCGCCCTGTCGGACCCGTTCTGCGTGGACCGCCACCGCGACGATTTCCGCCGCCTGGTCGCGGGTCCGATGGATTACGTGATCGGCAATGTCCACGAATGGCAGTCGCTGTACCAAGTCGAGGACCTGGAAGAGGCGCTGCGCCTGGCGCAGGCGGATTGCGGCACGGTGATCTGCACGCGGTCGGGCGACGACGCGATCCTGATCCGGGGTGGCGAGCGCGTGACGGTGCCGGTCCGGCGCGTCGTGCCAGTGGACGCGACGGGGGCGGGCGATCAGTTCGCGGCGGGGCTGATCTATGGCCTTGCCTCGGGGCATCCGCTGGAGGTCGCGGGACGCATGGGCATCATCGCGGCCTCCGAGGTGATCGGCCATGTGGGGGCGCGCCCGCAATCCGACATCCGGGCCCGGTTCCGGGCCGAGGGCCTGGGCTGA
- the fabF gene encoding beta-ketoacyl-ACP synthase II: protein MRRVVVTGLGMVTPLASGVEATWERLLAGKSGAGPITRFDASDVVTKYACEIPLGDGSDGTFNANDWMEPKDRRKVDDFILYGIAAAHQAVTDAGWMPEDEESRLRTGVMIGSGIGGLSSIADTAVLIKERGPKRVSPFFIPGALINLISGQVSIRYGFKGPNHAVVTACSTGAHAIGDASRMIRYGDADVMIAGGAESPISEIGIAGFNACKALSTKREDDPQAASRPYDADRDGFVMGEGAGVVVLEEYEHAKARGAKIYAEVLGYGMSGDAYHITAPSEDGDGGYRAMEAALRSANLTPDRIDYINAHGTSTMADTIELGAVERLMGDAASGAVMSSTKSSIGHLLGAAGAVEAIFCVLAIRDQICPPTINLDNPAVTPKLDLAANAAVRRKVDVALSNSFGFGGTNASLVLGKVAG from the coding sequence ATGCGCAGGGTTGTTGTCACCGGGCTTGGGATGGTCACGCCACTGGCGTCCGGCGTCGAGGCGACGTGGGAACGTCTGCTGGCCGGTAAATCCGGCGCGGGGCCGATCACGCGCTTTGACGCGTCCGACGTCGTGACGAAATACGCCTGCGAGATCCCCTTGGGCGACGGCAGCGACGGCACCTTCAACGCGAACGACTGGATGGAGCCCAAGGACCGCCGCAAGGTGGACGACTTCATCCTGTACGGCATCGCCGCCGCGCATCAGGCGGTGACCGACGCGGGCTGGATGCCCGAGGACGAGGAAAGCCGCCTGCGCACGGGCGTGATGATCGGCTCGGGGATTGGCGGGCTGTCGTCCATCGCGGACACGGCGGTGCTGATCAAGGAGCGCGGGCCTAAGCGGGTGTCGCCCTTCTTCATTCCCGGCGCGCTGATCAACCTGATCTCGGGGCAGGTGTCGATCCGCTACGGCTTCAAGGGGCCGAACCACGCGGTGGTCACGGCCTGTTCGACCGGCGCCCACGCCATCGGCGATGCGTCGCGGATGATCCGCTATGGCGATGCCGACGTGATGATCGCGGGTGGCGCGGAAAGCCCGATCAGCGAGATCGGCATCGCGGGCTTCAACGCCTGCAAGGCGCTGTCGACCAAGCGCGAGGACGACCCGCAGGCGGCCAGCCGCCCCTATGACGCGGATCGCGACGGGTTTGTGATGGGCGAGGGCGCGGGCGTCGTCGTGCTGGAGGAATACGAGCACGCCAAGGCGCGGGGCGCCAAGATCTATGCCGAGGTGCTGGGCTATGGCATGTCGGGCGATGCCTATCATATCACCGCGCCAAGCGAGGACGGCGATGGCGGATACCGCGCGATGGAGGCGGCGCTGCGCAGCGCGAACCTGACGCCGGACCGCATCGATTACATCAACGCGCATGGCACCTCGACCATGGCCGACACGATCGAACTGGGCGCGGTCGAACGCCTAATGGGCGATGCTGCGTCGGGTGCGGTCATGTCGTCGACGAAATCCAGCATCGGTCACCTGCTAGGCGCGGCCGGCGCGGTCGAGGCGATTTTCTGCGTGCTGGCGATCCGCGACCAGATCTGCCCGCCGACGATCAACCTGGACAACCCCGCCGTGACACCGAAGCTGGATCTGGCGGCCAACGCCGCGGTGCGCCGCAAGGTCGACGTGGCGCTGTCCAACAGCTTCGGCTTTGGCGGGACCAATGCCAGCCTGGTGCTGGGGAAGGTCGCCGGATGA
- the mltG gene encoding endolytic transglycosylase MltG — protein sequence MWRNIASNFLTLAIVLLIAAAAAVAWAKREFSGPGPSAIAQCVQISPGASLNAVSNQLAAQGAISNAYIFRAGADYMDKARDLKFGSFLMPPQASMEQIVETVTAGGPSTCGTEVVVRVGVRENTVLLRDTNPETGAYEEMARWTPGSGDRPAPLVQAQDRADVRLSLVMAEGVTSWQVVEALRAADFLTGEVAEIPAEGSLAPDTYLLEKGGDRNAILAQMASRQAAILAQEWEARPFGMPYETPEEALIMASIVEKETGQADERPQVASVFVNRLRQGMRLQTDPTVIYGVTNGQAVLDRGLRRSELDTPTPFNTYRIDGLPPTPIANPGRAAIRAALNPDETDYLYFVADGTGGHAFSRTLEEHNAAVARWREIERQQGLPADSPVQTAD from the coding sequence ATCTGGCGCAACATCGCCTCGAACTTCCTGACGCTGGCCATCGTGCTGCTGATCGCGGCGGCGGCGGCGGTGGCCTGGGCCAAACGCGAATTCAGCGGGCCGGGCCCGAGCGCCATCGCGCAATGCGTTCAGATCTCTCCGGGCGCCAGCCTGAACGCGGTCAGCAACCAGCTGGCGGCGCAGGGGGCGATCTCGAACGCCTATATCTTTCGCGCCGGGGCCGACTACATGGACAAGGCGCGCGACCTGAAGTTCGGCAGCTTCCTGATGCCGCCGCAGGCCAGCATGGAGCAGATCGTCGAGACGGTGACCGCGGGCGGCCCCTCGACCTGCGGGACCGAGGTCGTGGTGCGCGTCGGCGTGCGCGAGAACACCGTTCTCCTGCGCGACACCAACCCCGAGACCGGCGCCTATGAGGAAATGGCGCGCTGGACCCCCGGCAGCGGCGACCGTCCGGCGCCTCTGGTCCAGGCCCAGGACCGCGCGGACGTGCGCCTGTCGCTGGTCATGGCCGAGGGCGTCACCAGCTGGCAGGTGGTCGAGGCGCTGCGCGCCGCCGATTTCCTGACCGGAGAGGTGGCCGAGATCCCGGCCGAGGGAAGCCTGGCGCCCGACACCTACCTGCTGGAGAAGGGCGGCGACCGGAACGCGATCCTGGCCCAGATGGCCAGCCGCCAGGCCGCCATCCTGGCGCAGGAATGGGAGGCGCGTCCCTTCGGCATGCCCTATGAGACGCCCGAGGAGGCGCTGATCATGGCCTCGATCGTCGAGAAGGAGACGGGGCAGGCGGACGAACGACCGCAGGTCGCCAGCGTCTTCGTGAACCGCCTGCGCCAGGGGATGCGCCTGCAGACCGACCCTACGGTGATCTATGGCGTGACGAACGGGCAGGCGGTGCTGGACCGCGGCCTGCGCCGGTCGGAGCTGGACACGCCCACGCCTTTCAACACCTACCGGATCGACGGGCTGCCGCCCACGCCCATCGCCAATCCGGGCCGGGCCGCGATCCGCGCGGCGCTGAACCCCGACGAGACGGACTATCTGTACTTTGTCGCGGACGGCACCGGCGGGCACGCCTTCAGCCGGACGCTGGAGGAGCACAACGCCGCCGTCGCCCGCTGGCGCGAGATCGAACGGCAGCAGGGCCTGCCCGCGGACAGCCCGGTCCAGACCGCGGATTGA
- a CDS encoding N-acetylmuramoyl-L-alanine amidase encodes MTAFPSPNHGDRRGQVPSLIVIHYTGMADSPSARARLCDAAAEVSAHWLIDADGTTEQLVCETRRAWHAGAGRWQGLDDVNSRSIGIELANPGDRPYPAPQMDALRRLLRDIMDRWSIGPAAVIGHSDLAPGRKIDPGPRFDWEALATEGLATFARPAPTDPDPALAEGLSALGYPDVPARLDAFRLRHRPWAAGPETADDRRTVARLLGTAAP; translated from the coding sequence GTGACCGCCTTTCCCAGCCCGAATCACGGCGACCGCCGCGGGCAGGTGCCGTCGCTGATCGTGATCCACTACACCGGCATGGCGGACAGCCCGTCGGCACGCGCGCGACTGTGCGATGCCGCGGCCGAGGTCAGCGCCCATTGGCTGATCGATGCGGACGGCACAACCGAACAGCTGGTCTGCGAAACCCGCCGGGCGTGGCATGCGGGGGCTGGACGGTGGCAGGGGCTGGACGACGTCAACAGCCGGTCCATCGGGATCGAGCTGGCCAATCCCGGCGACCGCCCCTATCCCGCGCCGCAGATGGACGCGCTGCGCCGCCTGCTGCGCGACATCATGGACCGCTGGTCCATCGGGCCCGCCGCCGTGATCGGCCATTCCGACCTGGCGCCGGGCCGCAAGATCGACCCCGGCCCCCGCTTTGACTGGGAGGCCTTGGCGACCGAGGGTCTGGCGACATTCGCCCGCCCCGCGCCGACCGACCCTGACCCCGCTCTGGCGGAGGGCCTGTCCGCCCTGGGCTATCCCGACGTGCCGGCGCGCCTGGACGCGTTCCGCCTGCGCCACCGTCCTTGGGCCGCGGGCCCGGAGACGGCCGACGACCGCCGCACCGTCGCGCGGCTTCTTGGGACCGCGGCCCCTTGA
- the gatA gene encoding Asp-tRNA(Asn)/Glu-tRNA(Gln) amidotransferase subunit GatA, whose protein sequence is MTNANRLTIADARDALRAGELTAVELTDACLGAIDAAGALNAFVHHTPDMARDMARAADQRIKAGDAAPMTGIPVGVKDVFCVKGVPSQAGSRILQGFTPEYESTVTQNLWNAGAVMLGKLNQDEFAMGSTNESSCYGPAVNPWRGPDGAQLTPGGSSGGSAAAVAADLCLGATGTDTGGSIRQPAAFTGTVGLKPTYGRVSRWGVIAYASSLDQAGPMTRTVHDAAIMLGAIASADPQDSTCADLPVPDFEAALTGDIRGKRIGIPREYRVDGMPDAIDALWRQGAEMLRDAGAEIVDISLPHTKYALPAYYVIAPAEASSNLARYDGVRYGHRATLGKGDGITEMYEKTRAQGFGPEVQRRVMIGTYVLSAGFYDAYYNRARRVRALIKRDFDQAFAAGVDSILAPATPSAAFPLGSGDKGDPVQMYLNDVFTVTLNLAGLPGIAVPVGQDAQGLPLGLQLIGRPFEEGDLLNQAQVLERAAGFVAKPDRWW, encoded by the coding sequence ATGACGAACGCGAACCGACTGACCATTGCCGACGCGCGCGACGCGCTGCGCGCAGGCGAGCTGACCGCGGTCGAGCTGACCGATGCCTGCCTGGGCGCGATCGACGCCGCGGGCGCGCTGAACGCGTTCGTGCATCACACCCCCGACATGGCGCGCGACATGGCCCGCGCCGCCGATCAGCGCATCAAGGCGGGCGACGCCGCGCCGATGACCGGCATCCCGGTAGGCGTCAAGGACGTCTTTTGCGTCAAGGGCGTGCCGTCGCAGGCCGGCAGCCGCATCCTGCAGGGCTTCACCCCGGAATACGAATCGACCGTGACGCAGAACCTGTGGAACGCGGGCGCGGTGATGCTGGGCAAGCTGAACCAGGACGAATTCGCGATGGGTTCGACCAACGAATCCAGCTGCTATGGTCCGGCGGTGAACCCGTGGCGCGGGCCTGACGGCGCGCAGCTGACCCCGGGCGGCAGCTCGGGCGGTTCGGCCGCAGCCGTCGCGGCCGATCTGTGCTTGGGCGCGACCGGCACCGATACGGGCGGATCGATCCGCCAGCCCGCGGCGTTCACCGGCACGGTAGGGCTGAAGCCGACCTATGGCCGGGTCAGCCGATGGGGCGTCATCGCCTATGCCTCCAGCCTAGACCAGGCGGGGCCGATGACGCGCACCGTGCACGACGCCGCGATCATGCTGGGCGCGATAGCCTCCGCCGATCCCCAGGACAGCACCTGCGCCGACCTGCCCGTCCCCGATTTCGAGGCCGCGCTGACCGGCGACATCCGTGGCAAGCGCATCGGCATCCCGCGTGAATACCGCGTGGACGGCATGCCCGACGCCATCGACGCCCTGTGGCGTCAGGGGGCCGAGATGCTGCGCGATGCGGGCGCCGAGATCGTCGACATCAGCCTGCCGCACACGAAATACGCCCTGCCCGCCTATTACGTGATCGCGCCCGCCGAGGCCTCGTCGAACCTGGCCCGCTATGACGGCGTGCGGTATGGCCACCGCGCCACCCTGGGCAAGGGCGACGGCATCACCGAGATGTACGAGAAGACCCGGGCCCAGGGCTTCGGCCCCGAGGTCCAGCGCCGGGTGATGATCGGCACCTATGTGCTGTCGGCGGGCTTCTATGACGCCTATTACAACCGCGCCCGCCGCGTGCGCGCGTTGATCAAGCGCGATTTCGACCAGGCCTTTGCGGCAGGCGTCGATTCGATCCTGGCGCCCGCGACGCCCTCGGCGGCCTTCCCGCTTGGCTCGGGCGACAAGGGCGATCCGGTGCAGATGTATCTGAACGACGTCTTCACGGTGACGCTGAACCTGGCGGGCCTGCCCGGCATCGCGGTGCCGGTGGGACAGGACGCGCAGGGCCTGCCCCTGGGCCTGCAACTGATCGGTCGCCCCTTCGAGGAGGGCGATCTCTTGAACCAGGCACAGGTGCTGGAACGCGCTGCGGGATTTGTGGCCAAGCCGGATCGCTGGTGGTAA
- the gatC gene encoding Asp-tRNA(Asn)/Glu-tRNA(Gln) amidotransferase subunit GatC, which yields MSITEDQARKVAHLARIAVDDAALPALARDLSGILHFMDQLNEVDVEGVEPMTGVTPMRLKRREDVVTSGGMADKILSNAPDAREGFFAVPKVVE from the coding sequence ATGTCGATCACCGAGGATCAGGCCCGCAAGGTCGCCCATCTGGCGCGCATCGCGGTCGATGATGCCGCCCTGCCCGCCCTGGCGCGCGATCTGTCCGGCATCCTACATTTCATGGACCAGCTGAACGAGGTCGATGTCGAGGGCGTGGAACCCATGACCGGCGTCACCCCCATGCGCCTGAAGCGGCGCGAGGATGTTGTGACCTCGGGCGGCATGGCCGACAAGATCCTGTCCAACGCCCCCGACGCCCGCGAGGGGTTCTTTGCCGTGCCGAAGGTGGTGGAATGA
- a CDS encoding AEC family transporter codes for MQAALAVIPVIALVLLGHLARRGGLIPAASWPGIEQLGYRVLFPAILLTSIYRSELSLGRLGPYLGAMALAFAVTGALALIWAARRDQTGPRSSSLFQGALRFNSLLILAVAAQGLGGQALGDLAVAFAFLIPAFNISAIVALTLLSDGPRPAGATARIGAEIGRNPMVLSCAAGLALNLSGVALPAVVLSPLDWLGQGALAVGLLAVGAGIDPTRLWQRDPALWLGVWLRLALCPVIFLAAALVIGLPAGQVASGVLATAAPGAPVGYILARQMGGDADFYAAIFTWQTVLAALTLPLWLIFAGFLGA; via the coding sequence ATGCAAGCAGCCCTAGCCGTCATCCCCGTCATAGCCCTTGTCCTGCTGGGCCATCTGGCGCGGCGGGGCGGGCTGATTCCCGCCGCCAGCTGGCCGGGAATAGAGCAGTTGGGATACCGCGTGCTGTTCCCGGCGATCCTGCTGACGTCGATCTATCGGTCAGAGCTGTCCCTAGGGCGGCTTGGCCCCTATCTGGGCGCGATGGCGCTGGCCTTTGCGGTGACCGGAGCGCTGGCGCTGATCTGGGCCGCGCGCCGGGATCAGACCGGGCCGCGCAGCAGCTCGCTGTTCCAGGGCGCGTTGCGGTTCAATTCGCTGCTGATCCTGGCGGTCGCGGCCCAGGGCCTGGGCGGACAGGCGCTTGGCGACCTGGCGGTGGCCTTTGCGTTCCTGATCCCGGCGTTCAACATCTCGGCCATCGTGGCGCTGACGCTGCTGTCGGACGGGCCGCGCCCCGCGGGGGCCACGGCCCGCATCGGCGCCGAGATCGGCCGCAACCCAATGGTGCTGTCCTGCGCGGCGGGGCTGGCGCTGAACCTGTCGGGCGTCGCGCTGCCCGCGGTCGTGCTGTCGCCGCTGGACTGGCTGGGGCAGGGGGCGCTGGCCGTGGGCCTTCTGGCGGTGGGGGCGGGGATCGATCCCACGCGCCTGTGGCAGCGCGACCCGGCGCTGTGGCTGGGGGTGTGGTTGCGGCTGGCATTGTGCCCGGTGATCTTCCTGGCCGCCGCGCTGGTCATCGGCCTGCCTGCGGGGCAGGTCGCGTCGGGCGTGCTGGCAACGGCCGCACCGGGGGCGCCCGTCGGCTATATCCTGGCGCGCCAGATGGGCGGGGACGCCGATTTCTATGCCGCGATCTTCACCTGGCAGACTGTCCTTGCGGCACTGACCTTGCCCTTGTGGCTTATTTTCGCAGGATTTCTTGGGGCCTGA
- the rpmG gene encoding 50S ribosomal protein L33, translating to MAKPTTIKIRLNSTAGTGHFYVTKKNARTMTEKMSVRKYDPVVRQHVEYKEGKIK from the coding sequence ATGGCGAAGCCGACCACCATCAAGATCCGGCTGAACTCGACCGCCGGCACCGGCCACTTCTATGTGACCAAGAAGAATGCCCGCACGATGACCGAAAAGATGTCCGTCCGGAAATACGACCCGGTCGTGCGTCAGCACGTCGAATACAAGGAAGGCAAGATCAAGTAA
- a CDS encoding (2Fe-2S)-binding protein — protein sequence MRLIVNGNTHDLDADPQMPLLWALRDLLGLTGTKYGCGIAQCGACTVHMDGMAVRACQIRLADVAGEVTTIEGLGTPDDPHPVQAAWIEQQVAQCGYCQSGQIMQAASLLALNTDPSDADIDRAMSGNLCRCATYPRIRAAIRSAAIRIGSA from the coding sequence ATGCGACTGATCGTCAACGGAAACACCCATGACCTGGACGCCGACCCGCAGATGCCGCTGCTGTGGGCGCTGCGCGATCTGCTGGGCCTGACCGGCACGAAATACGGCTGCGGCATCGCGCAATGCGGGGCCTGCACGGTGCACATGGACGGCATGGCGGTGCGCGCCTGCCAGATCCGCCTGGCCGACGTGGCAGGAGAGGTCACCACGATCGAGGGGCTGGGCACGCCAGACGACCCGCACCCGGTCCAAGCCGCCTGGATCGAGCAGCAGGTCGCCCAATGCGGCTATTGCCAGTCCGGCCAGATCATGCAGGCCGCGTCCCTGCTGGCCCTGAACACCGACCCGTCCGACGCGGACATCGACCGCGCGATGTCGGGCAACCTGTGCCGCTGCGCGACCTATCCTCGCATCCGCGCGGCGATCCGGTCGGCGGCGATCCGCATCGGGTCTGCCTGA